Proteins from a genomic interval of Equus quagga isolate Etosha38 chromosome 13, UCLA_HA_Equagga_1.0, whole genome shotgun sequence:
- the ISOC2 gene encoding isochorismatase domain-containing protein 2, translated as MAAMKPSLGRVLPGSSILFLCDMQEKFRHVMYFPQIVSMAARMLKVARMLEIPAVLTEQYPQGLGPTVPELGAEGLRALPKTCLSMVPVVRQELDARPQLRSVLLCGIEAQACILNTALDLLDRGLQVHVVVDACSSRSQVDRLVALARMRQSGAFLSTSEGLILQLMGDAAHPRFKEIQKILKEPVPDTGLLGLFQGQNPLFQ; from the exons ATGGCAGCTATGAAGCCCAGCCTGGGCCGAGTCCTCCCTGGATCGTCCATCCTATTCCTGTGTGACATGCAGGAGAAGTTCCGCCATGTCATGTACTTCCCCCAGATTGTCTCTATGGCCGCCCGCATGCTCAAG GTGGCCCGGATGCTGGAGATACCAGCCGTGCTGACGGAGCAGTACCCACAAGGCCTGGGCCCCACAGTGCCTgagctgggggctgagggccTGCGGGCGCTGCCCAaaacctgcctcagcatggtgcCTGTGGTGCGGCAGGAGCTGGACGCACGGCCCCAGCTGCGTTCTGTGCTCCTCTGTGGCATTGAGGCACAGGCCTGCATCTTG AACACAGCCCTGGACCTCCTGGACCGGGGGCTGCAGGTCCACGTGGTGGTGGATGCCTGCTCCTCCCGCAG CCAGGTGGACCGGCTGGTGGCACTGGCCCGGATGCGGCAGAGCGGGGCCTTCCTCTCCACCAGTGAAGGGCTCATTCTGCAGCTTATGGGTGATGCCGCCCACCCCCGTTTCAAAGAG ATCCAGAAGATCCTCAAGGAGCCGGTCCCGGACACTGGGTTGCTGGGCCTCTTCCAAGGCCAGAACCCCCTCTTCCAGTGA
- the ZNF628 gene encoding zinc finger protein 628 — protein sequence MVGSHADMAPASTAEGAGEKPGPAAPAPAAQYECGECGKSFRWSSRLLHHQRTHTGERPYKCPDCPKAFKGSSALLYHQRGHTGERPYQCPDCPKAFKRSSLLQIHRSVHTGLRAFTCGQCGLAFKWSSHYQYHLRQHSGERPYPCPDCPKAFKNSSSLRRHRHVHTGERPYTCGVCGKSFTQSTNLRQHQRVHTGERPFRCPLCPKTFTHSSNLLLHQRTHGGPAAPAPGTPTPREPAAKALGAAAYLQRPLPPPSPPAPPPPAPPPVVPELFLAAAETTVELVYRCDGCELGFGSEELLLEHQPCPGPEAAPAAQVGPPDAPKVDPPPVPSLSPPAALPPPPPAAAAPGFACLPCGKSFRTVAGLSRHQHSHGAAGGQAFRCGSCDGAFPQLASLLAHQQCHVEEAAAGRPPPQAEAAEVTCPQEPLAPAAAAPPPPAPAAAAAERPYKCAECGKAFKGSSGLRYHLRDHTGERPYQCGECGKAFKRSSLLAIHQRVHTGLRAFTCGQCGLTFKWSSHYQYHLRLHSGERPYACGECGKAFRNTSCLRRHRHVHTGERPHACGVCGKSFAQTSNLRQHQRVHTGERPFRCPLCPKTFTHSSNLLLHQRTHSAERPFACPICGRSFVMAAYLQRHLRTHAPASAAASPAAPAAGPQPSAPLAAAPAPSATQDVHVLPHLQATLSLEVAGGPAQAPPAGPAAPNSQTFLLVQTAQGLQLIPSSVQPPTPPPPPAPPKLILLPSSSTGGGGGRARQGPRAVGKAGQGAGVVWLPGPGGLGVQGGGNAGASGGGQSLIVLQNVGSGEAGPQEMSGVQLQPLRPAPEVTTVQLQPAQEVTTVQLQQAQEVTTVQLQPAQEVTTVQLQSVAGQLSNPSAGTVTTEAPNLLVVQSGAAEELLAGPSPGEPGDGEASAGVVQDVLFETLQTDEGLQSVLVLSGADGEQTQLCVQEVETLPPGLAEPPAPGPSGQKLLIIRSAPATELLENSSVGGGAATLQLLAPPPPGPASLPAGIPAAPTSQMVQVVPAGTAPGGMTPQSLPSIQIVQTLPTVQLVHTF from the coding sequence ATGGTCGGCTCCCACGCAGACATGGCGCCGGCCTCGACCGCCGAGGGCGCCGGGGAGAAGCCCGGCCCCGCAGCCCCCGCCCCGGCGGCCCAGTACGAGTGTGGGGAGTGCGGCAAGTCGTTCCGGTGGTCGTCGCGGCTCCTGCACCACCAGCGCACGCACACGGGCGAGCGGCCCTACAAGTGCCCCGACTGCCCCAAGGCCTTCAAGGGCTCCTCGGCCCTGCTCTACCACCAGCGGGGCCACACGGGCGAGCGGCCCTACCAGTGCCCCGACTGCCCCAAGGCCTTCAAGCGCTCGTCCCTGCTGCAGATCCACCGCAGCGTGCACACGGGCCTGCGCGCCTTCACCTGCGGCCAGTGCGGCCTGGCCTTCAAGTGGTCGTCGCACTACCAGTACCACCTGCGGCAGCACTCGGGCGAGCGGCCCTACCCCTGCCCCGACTGCCCCAAGGCCTTCAAGAACTCGTCCAGCCTGCGGCGCCACCGGCACGTGCACACGGGCGAGCGGCCCTACACGTGCGGCGTGTGCGGCAAGAGCTTCACGCAGAGCACCAACCTGCGGCAGCACCAGCGCGTGCACACGGGCGAGCGGCCCTTCCGCTGCCCGCTCTGCCCCAAGACCTTCACGCACTCCTCCAACCTGCTGCTGCACCAGCGCACGCACGGCGGCCCCGCCGCGCCCGCCCCCGGCACCCCCACGCCGCGCGAGCCCGCCGCCAAGGCCCTGGGCGCGGCCGCCTACCTGCAGCGTCCCCTGCCGCCGCCCAgcccgcccgcgccgccgccgcccgcgccgccgcccgTGGTGCCCGAGCTCTTCCTGGCCGCCGCCGAGACCACGGTGGAGCTGGTGTACCGCTGCGACGGCTGCGAGCTGGGCTTCGGCAGCGAGGAGCTGCTCCTGGAGCACCAGCCGTGCCCCGGGCCCGAGGCGGCGCCGGCGGCCCAGGTCGGGCCTCCGGACGCGCCTAAGGTCGACCCTCCGCCGGTGCCCTCGCTGTCCCCGCCCGCCgccctgccgccgccgccgcccgccgccgccgcccctgGCTTCGCCTGTCTGCCCTGCGGGAAGTCCTTCCGAACGGTGGCCGGCCTCTCGCGCCACCAGCACAGCCACGGCGCGGCCGGCGGCCAGGCGTTCCGCTGCGGCAGCTGCGATGGCGCCTTCCCGCAGCTCGCCAGCCTCCTGGCGCACCAGCAGTGCCACGTGGAGGAGGCGGCGGCCGGGCGCCCGCCCCCTCAGGCCGAGGCTGCCGAGGTCACCTGCCCCCAGGAGCCGCtggcccccgccgccgccgcgcccccgccgcccgcgcccgcgGCCGCAGCCGCCGAGCGGCCGTACAAGTGCGCCGAGTGCGGCAAGGCCTTCAAGGGCTCGTCGGGGCTGCGCTACCACCTGCGGGACCACACGGGCGAGCGGCCGTACCAGTGCGGGGAGTGCGGGAAGGCATTCAAGCGCTCGTCGCTGCTCGCCATCCACCAGCGCGTGCACACGGGCCTGCGCGCCTTCACCTGCGGTCAGTGCGGCCTCACCTTCAAGTGGTCGTCGCACTACCAGTACCACCTGCGGCTGCACTCGGGCGAGCGGCCCTACGCCTGCGGGGAGTGCGGCAAGGCCTTCCGAAACACATCGTGCCTGCGGCGCCACCGGCACGTACACACGGGCGAGCGGCCGCACGCCTGTGGCGTGTGCGGCAAGAGCTTCGCCCAGACCTCCAACCTGCGGCAGCACCAGCGCGTGCACACGGGCGAGCGGCCCTTCCGCTGCCCGCTCTGCCCCAAGACCTTCACGCACTCCTCCAACCTGCTGCTGCACCAGCGCACGCACTCGGCCGAGCGTCCCTTCGCCTGCCCCATCTGCGGCCGCAGCTTCGTCATGGCCGCCTACTTGCAGCGCCACCTGAGGACGCATGCCCCGGCCAGTGCGGCTGCCAGCCCTGCGGCCCCTGCCGCCGGCCCCCAGCCCTCCGCCCCCCTGGCTGCGGCTCCAGCCCCCTCTGCCACTCAAGATGTCCACGtgctcccccacctccaggccacGCTCTCCCTAGAGGTGGCAGGGGGCCCGGCCCAGGCCCCGCCTGCAGGCCCGGCAGCCCCCAACTCCCAGACATTTCTCTTGGTGCAGACTGCCCAGGGTCTCCAACTCATCCCCAGCAGCGTGCAGCCCCCtacgcccccgcccccacccgcaCCCCCCAAGCTCATCCTGCTGCCCTCCTCCAGTACTGGTGGTGGGGGCGGCCGTGCAAGGCAGGGCCCCCGCGCTGTGGGGAAAGCTGGTCAGGGGGCTGGAGTAGTTTGGCTGCCCggccctggggggctgggggtgcagggagggggcaACGCCGGGGCCAGCGGGGGAGGGCAGAGCCTCATCGTTCTGCAGAATGTAGGGAGTGGGGAGGCGGGGCCACAGGAAATGAGTGGGGTCCAACTCCAGCCCCTCCGGCCAGCCCCGGAAGTAACCACGGTCCAGCTCCAGCCGGCACAGGAGGTGACCACGGTCCAGCTCCAGCAGGCACAGGAGGTGACCACGGTCCAGCTGCAGCCGGCACAGGAAGTGACCACGGTCCAACTCCAGTCTGTGGCGGGCCAGCTGTCCAATCCTAGTGCAGGAACAGTGACCACTGAGGCCCCCAACCTGCTGGTGGTTCAGAGTGGAGCAGCAGAGGAATTACTGGcgggccccagccctggggagccGGGTGACGGCGAGGCCAGCGCTGGTGTGGTCCAGGATGTGCTCTTTGAGACGCTGCAGACTGACGAGGGATTGCAGAGCGTCCTGGTGCTGAGCGGGGCCGATGGGGAGCAGACCCAGCTGTGTGTGCAGGAGGTAGAGACCCTCCCCCCGGGGCTGGCTGAGCCGCCTGCCCCCGGCCCCTCGGGACAGAAACTGCTCATCATCCGCAGTGCCCCGGCCACCGAGCTGCTGGAAAACAGCAGCGTTGGGGGAGGCGCCGCCACGCTGCAGCTGCTGGCCCCACCGCCACCTGGCCCAGCCTCGCTCCCCGCGGGCATCCCTGCGGCTCCCACTTCCCAGATGGTACAAGTGGTCCCTGCAGGAACTGCGCCTGGGGGCATGACCCCACAGAGCCTGCCCTCCATCCAGATTGTCCAGACTCTGCCCACAGTCCAGCTGGTGCACACGTTTTGA
- the C13H19orf85 gene encoding uncharacterized protein C19orf85 homolog, whose protein sequence is MHPGAPAAPGISEPGPQELCAFMRGAAAHMLRALHPRRTRPPKRRPNHRRFLHNQICRQFAKIEAATQRLALTILSQEAPPQRRLPQRPPPPPPSPFLGVACAVAPTEVPLAGPSLSLAVLDASTLDLFDDIALTPECPSVPSDLSHSAVGQPDLRQAPHFSDSLPLTPHTLRGGDEFLAPEGGWVGQWEVPCAWDSQEVPEGWGICSP, encoded by the exons ATGCACCCCGGGGCCCCCGCAGCCCCCGGCATCTCTGAGCCCGGCCCCCAGGAGCTGTGTGCCTTCATGAGGGGGGCGGCCGCCCACATGCTGCGCGCCCTGCACCCCCGGCGGACCCGGCCCCCCAAAAGGAGGCCCAACCACAGGAGGTTCCTGCACAACCAGATCTGCAG GCAGTTTGCCAAGATCGAGGCTGCCACCCAGCGCCTGGCCCTAACTATCCTGTCCCAGGAGGCACCTCCCCAGCGACGGCTGCCCCAAAGaccgcccccacctcctccatccCCCTTCCTGGGGGTGGCCTGCGCTGTGGCCCCCACTGAGGTGCCCCTTGCCGGCCCCAGCCTGAGCCTTGCTGTCCTGGATGCCTCCACCCTGGACCTCTTCGATGACATTGCACTCACCCCAGAGTGTCCCTCAGTGCCATCTGACCTGTCCCATTCTGCTGTGGGGCAGCCAGACCTGAGGCAGGCCCCACATTTCTCTGATTCCTTGCCTCTGACCCCACATACCCTTCGGGGAGGGGACGAGTTCTTGGCTCCCGAGGGGGGTTGGGTGGGCCAGTGGGAGGTGCCTTGTGCCTGGGATTCTCAGGAGGTCCCTGAGGGCTGGGGAATCTGCTCCCCATGA